The following coding sequences lie in one Rickettsia hoogstraalii genomic window:
- a CDS encoding UbiD family decarboxylase: MSFKDLPEFLKFLEKNGELKRISLEVKTDLEVTEISRRVLAQGGPALLFENVIKADGTKSDIPVLTNLYASINRICMGLKLKSPKELRELGILLAFLKQPQPPASFKETLSMLPLAKRIFAMYPKTISKAACHEIVIEKPNINILPIQRCWPDDISPLITWGIVVTKGPSNDKIDNYNLGIYRMQTIAPNKLLMRWLKLRGGAEHHKRWKEAKKEPFPAAIVIGANPAVTLAAVTPIPENISEYNFAGLLGNEKIELVQCKTIDLKVPAHSEIVLEGYVSLEEYLPEGPFGDHTGYYNDVEEFPVFTVTAITMKKNPVYLSTYTGKPPDEPSILGEALNEIFIPILQQQFPEIVDFWLPPEGCSYRVAVVSIKKSYPGHAKRIMLGIWSYLRQFMYSKFIIVVDDDIDVRNWQEVIWAIATRSDPRRDTSFIDNSPIDYLDFASPDSGLGSKMGIDATDKIYPETNRKWGKKIEMSQEVIDKVDSMWDGLKI, translated from the coding sequence ATGAGCTTTAAAGATTTACCGGAGTTTTTAAAATTTTTAGAAAAAAACGGTGAGTTAAAGCGTATTTCTCTTGAGGTTAAAACTGACTTAGAAGTTACCGAAATCAGTAGAAGAGTATTAGCACAAGGCGGACCTGCATTACTTTTTGAAAATGTTATAAAAGCAGATGGTACTAAATCCGATATACCTGTCCTCACTAATCTTTATGCTAGTATAAATCGCATTTGTATGGGACTTAAACTTAAGTCACCCAAAGAATTAAGAGAGCTTGGCATTTTACTAGCATTCCTTAAACAGCCGCAACCTCCCGCATCTTTTAAAGAAACATTATCAATGTTACCTCTTGCTAAGCGTATCTTTGCTATGTATCCTAAAACAATATCAAAAGCAGCCTGTCATGAAATCGTCATTGAAAAACCGAATATCAATATATTGCCGATCCAAAGATGTTGGCCTGATGATATTTCGCCTTTAATTACTTGGGGGATAGTAGTTACTAAAGGACCTAGTAATGATAAAATAGATAATTACAACCTTGGTATATATAGGATGCAAACAATAGCTCCTAATAAGCTATTGATGCGTTGGTTAAAGTTACGGGGCGGAGCAGAGCATCATAAACGTTGGAAAGAAGCAAAAAAAGAGCCGTTTCCTGCTGCTATTGTTATTGGGGCAAATCCAGCGGTAACTTTGGCAGCGGTTACACCGATACCTGAGAATATCTCAGAGTATAATTTTGCAGGTTTACTCGGTAATGAAAAAATAGAGCTGGTGCAATGCAAAACTATTGACTTAAAAGTACCTGCACATAGTGAAATAGTGCTAGAAGGTTATGTAAGTTTAGAGGAATATTTGCCTGAAGGCCCTTTTGGGGATCATACCGGATATTATAATGATGTTGAGGAGTTTCCGGTCTTTACCGTAACTGCAATAACGATGAAGAAAAATCCAGTATATTTAAGTACCTATACCGGAAAACCGCCTGATGAGCCGTCAATCTTAGGTGAAGCATTAAATGAAATCTTTATTCCTATCTTGCAGCAGCAATTTCCGGAAATAGTAGATTTTTGGCTTCCACCCGAAGGTTGTTCATATAGAGTTGCGGTAGTATCGATTAAAAAATCTTATCCCGGTCATGCTAAAAGAATAATGCTTGGGATTTGGTCGTACTTACGGCAATTTATGTATAGTAAGTTTATTATAGTTGTAGATGATGATATTGATGTTCGTAATTGGCAAGAAGTAATTTGGGCAATAGCAACAAGAAGCGATCCAAGGCGTGATACGAGCTTTATAGATAATTCCCCTATAGATTATTTAGATTTTGCATCACCTGATTCAGGGCTTGGTAGTAAAATGGGAATAGATGCAACCGATAAAATATACCCTGAGACAAATAGAAAATGGGGTAAAAAAATAGAAATGAGTCAGGAAGTTATCGACAAGGTTGATAGTATGTGGGATGGTTTAAAGATATAA